From Pseudorca crassidens isolate mPseCra1 chromosome 15, mPseCra1.hap1, whole genome shotgun sequence, one genomic window encodes:
- the PTCD1 gene encoding pentatricopeptide repeat-containing protein 1, mitochondrial isoform X2, translated as MDLVRLSRLFYGPCPMGLAILHHLDPLRARWAGGREGPMWPRAAGLIRLAPAAFNSSLSRLSLGPRSQKNTGSLSSDPGQPSPMATQEEGEEESFGTLSDKYSSRRMFHKSTAQLYNLRLKEQSGEEDEEGGLQPESRQGPRNTPCWYFFQCKRLIKEGKLAEALDLFERQMLKEERLQPLECNYTVLIGGCGRAGYLRKAFQLYNDMKKRDLEPSDATYTALFNVCAESPWKDSALQSALKLRQQLQARNFQLNLKTYHSLLKMAAMCADLRMCLDVFKEIIQKGHAVTEETFSYLLMGCIQDKKTGFRYALQVWRQMLSLGLRPSRHGYNLLLGAARDCGLGDPEVASAVLLRPREEMVLLQPPAGGRQARRRDGVGADDSLSARLHVEALERQLFLEPSQALEGPLEPQEARARGKAQPGVETKVEPDHAVAPAAPVPPPWGLETNLLTPGAVSSAVVSFGTVTTPADRLALMGGLEGFLGKMAEHGLRPDIKTLTLLAEVVEPGTSAESSLLTVLDAQQVEADLTFFNTLMRRKSKLGDLEGAKALLPVLAKRGIVPNLQTFCSLAIGCHRPGDGLQLLADMRKSQMTPSAHIYSTLINAAVKKLDYAYLIDILKDMRRNRVPVNEVVIRQLEFAAQYPPTFDRYKGRNTYLEKIDGFRAYYKQWLKVMPAEETPHPWQKFRTKPKGDQDTVTVADVDRGPGGRLWSKETRSDGETQLNLKQALFWPQIWGRSPS; from the exons ATGGACCTCGTGAGACTCTCGCGGCTCTTCTACGGCCCCTGCCCCATGGGATTGGCCATCCTGCACCACCTTGACCCCCTCAGAGCCAGGTGGGCcggaggcagggaggggcccaTGTGGCCGAGGGCCGCAGGGCTGATTCGGCTAGCGCCAGCAGCCTTCAACAGCTCCCTCTCTCGGCTGTCCCTCGGCCCGCGGAGCCAGAAGAACACAGGCAGCCTGAGCTCTGACCCAGGCCAGCCCAGCCCCATGGCCAcgcaggaggaaggggaggaggagagcttTGGGACCCTTTCCGACAAATACTCCtcccggagaatgttccacaAATCGACGGCCCAGTTGTATAACCTGCGGCTCAAGGAACAGAGTGGTGAAGAAGATGAGGAAGGGGGGCTGCAGCCAGAATCACGGCAGGGCCCAAGAAACACCCCTTGCTGGTACTTCTTTCAGTGCAAACGCCTGATCAAGGAAGGAAAG CTGGCCGAGGCCCTGGACCTGTTTGAGAGACAGATGCTGAAGGAGGAGCGACTCCAGCCCCTTGAGTGCAACTACACTGTGCTGATCGGGGGCTGCGGGCGGGCTGGCTACCTGAGGAAGGCCTTCCAGCTCTACAATGAC ATGAAGAAGCGAGACCTGGAGCCCTCAGATGCCACCTACACAGCCCTGTTCAACGTCTGCGCTGAGTCCCCCTGGAAGGACTCTGCTCTGCAGAGTGCCTTGAAGTTACGGCAGCAGCTTCAGGCCAGAAACTTCCAGCTCAACTTGAAAACGTACCACTCCCTGCTGAAGATGGCCGCCATGTGCGCAGACCTCAGGATGTGCCTCGATGTGTTTAAG GAAATCATCCAGAAAGGACATGCGGTCACAGAGGAGACCTTCAGTTACCTGCTCATGGGCTGCATCCAGGACAAGAAAACGGGTTTCCGATATGCCCTGCAG GTGTGGAGGCAGATGCTGAGCCTGGGGCTCCGGCCAAGCCGGCACGGCTACAACCTGCTGTTGGGGGCAGCTCGGGACTGCGGCCTGGGGGACCCGGAGGTGGCCTCGGCGGTGctcctgaggcccagggaggagatGGTCCTGCTCCAGCCCCCGGCAGGTGGGCGGCAGGCAAGGAGGAGAGACGGGGTCGGGGCGGACGATAGCCTGTCAGCCAGGCTGCACGTGGAGGCCCTGGAGAGGCAGCTGTTTCTAGAACCTTCTCAGGCACTTGAGGGGCCTCTGGAGCCTCAGGAGGCCAGAGCCCGCGGCAAGGCCCAGCCTGGGGTGGAAACCAAGGTGGAGCCTGACCACGCTGTGGCCCCTGCGGCCCCGGTGCCGCCTCCCTGGGGGCTGGAGACCAACCTCCTGACCCCCGGGGCGGTCTCCTCGGCTGTGGTCTCCTTTGGGACCGTGACCACTCCAGCCGACAGGCTGGCCTTGATGGGGGGCCTTGAGGGCTTCCTGGGAAAGatggcggagcatgggcttcgGCCCGACATCAAAACCCTCACGCTGTTGGCGGAGGTGGTGGAGCCCGGCACTTCCGCAGAGTCCTCGCTACTCACCGTCTTGGACGCGCAGCAAGTGGAGGCCGACCTGACCTTCTTCAACACGCTGATGAGGAGGAAGAGCAAGCTGGGCGACCTGGAGGGGGCGAAG GCACTGCTGCCAGTCCTGGCAAAGAGGGGAATCGTCCCTAACCTGCAGACATTCTGCAGCCTGGCCATCGGGTGCCACAGGCCAGGGGATGGCCTGCAGCTGCTTGCAGACATGAGG AAATCCCAGATGACCCCCAGCGCCCACATCTACAGCACTCTCATCAACGCAGCCGTCAAGAAGCTGGACTACGCCTATCTCATCGACATCTTGAAGGACATGAGGCGGAACAGGGTCCCGGTGAATGAAGTGGTCATCCGCCAGCTGGAGTTCGCAGCCCAGTACCCACCCACCTTCGACCGG TACAAAGGGAGAAACACCTACTTGGAGAAGATTGATGGTTTCCGAGCTTATTATAAGCAGTGGCTGAAAGTGATGCCAGCAGAGGAAACCCCCCACCCGTGGCAGAAGTTCCGGACCAAACCAAAGGGAGACCAGGACACCGTCACTGTGGCCGATGTggacagaggccctgggggcag ACTCTGGTCTAAGGAAACAAGATCTGATGGTGAAACCCAACTAAATCTGAAGCAGGCTCTGTTCTGGCCTCAGATCTGGGGCAGGAGCCCCAGCTAG
- the PTCD1 gene encoding pentatricopeptide repeat-containing protein 1, mitochondrial isoform X1, whose translation MDLVRLSRLFYGPCPMGLAILHHLDPLRARWAGGREGPMWPRAAGLIRLAPAAFNSSLSRLSLGPRSQKNTGSLSSDPGQPSPMATQEEGEEESFGTLSDKYSSRRMFHKSTAQLYNLRLKEQSGEEDEEGGLQPESRQGPRNTPCWYFFQCKRLIKEGKLAEALDLFERQMLKEERLQPLECNYTVLIGGCGRAGYLRKAFQLYNDMKKRDLEPSDATYTALFNVCAESPWKDSALQSALKLRQQLQARNFQLNLKTYHSLLKMAAMCADLRMCLDVFKEIIQKGHAVTEETFSYLLMGCIQDKKTGFRYALQVWRQMLSLGLRPSRHGYNLLLGAARDCGLGDPEVASAVLLRPREEMVLLQPPAGGRQARRRDGVGADDSLSARLHVEALERQLFLEPSQALEGPLEPQEARARGKAQPGVETKVEPDHAVAPAAPVPPPWGLETNLLTPGAVSSAVVSFGTVTTPADRLALMGGLEGFLGKMAEHGLRPDIKTLTLLAEVVEPGTSAESSLLTVLDAQQVEADLTFFNTLMRRKSKLGDLEGAKALLPVLAKRGIVPNLQTFCSLAIGCHRPGDGLQLLADMRKSQMTPSAHIYSTLINAAVKKLDYAYLIDILKDMRRNRVPVNEVVIRQLEFAAQYPPTFDRYKGRNTYLEKIDGFRAYYKQWLKVMPAEETPHPWQKFRTKPKGDQDTVTVADVDRGPGGARLWSKETRSDGETQLNLKQALFWPQIWGRSPS comes from the exons ATGGACCTCGTGAGACTCTCGCGGCTCTTCTACGGCCCCTGCCCCATGGGATTGGCCATCCTGCACCACCTTGACCCCCTCAGAGCCAGGTGGGCcggaggcagggaggggcccaTGTGGCCGAGGGCCGCAGGGCTGATTCGGCTAGCGCCAGCAGCCTTCAACAGCTCCCTCTCTCGGCTGTCCCTCGGCCCGCGGAGCCAGAAGAACACAGGCAGCCTGAGCTCTGACCCAGGCCAGCCCAGCCCCATGGCCAcgcaggaggaaggggaggaggagagcttTGGGACCCTTTCCGACAAATACTCCtcccggagaatgttccacaAATCGACGGCCCAGTTGTATAACCTGCGGCTCAAGGAACAGAGTGGTGAAGAAGATGAGGAAGGGGGGCTGCAGCCAGAATCACGGCAGGGCCCAAGAAACACCCCTTGCTGGTACTTCTTTCAGTGCAAACGCCTGATCAAGGAAGGAAAG CTGGCCGAGGCCCTGGACCTGTTTGAGAGACAGATGCTGAAGGAGGAGCGACTCCAGCCCCTTGAGTGCAACTACACTGTGCTGATCGGGGGCTGCGGGCGGGCTGGCTACCTGAGGAAGGCCTTCCAGCTCTACAATGAC ATGAAGAAGCGAGACCTGGAGCCCTCAGATGCCACCTACACAGCCCTGTTCAACGTCTGCGCTGAGTCCCCCTGGAAGGACTCTGCTCTGCAGAGTGCCTTGAAGTTACGGCAGCAGCTTCAGGCCAGAAACTTCCAGCTCAACTTGAAAACGTACCACTCCCTGCTGAAGATGGCCGCCATGTGCGCAGACCTCAGGATGTGCCTCGATGTGTTTAAG GAAATCATCCAGAAAGGACATGCGGTCACAGAGGAGACCTTCAGTTACCTGCTCATGGGCTGCATCCAGGACAAGAAAACGGGTTTCCGATATGCCCTGCAG GTGTGGAGGCAGATGCTGAGCCTGGGGCTCCGGCCAAGCCGGCACGGCTACAACCTGCTGTTGGGGGCAGCTCGGGACTGCGGCCTGGGGGACCCGGAGGTGGCCTCGGCGGTGctcctgaggcccagggaggagatGGTCCTGCTCCAGCCCCCGGCAGGTGGGCGGCAGGCAAGGAGGAGAGACGGGGTCGGGGCGGACGATAGCCTGTCAGCCAGGCTGCACGTGGAGGCCCTGGAGAGGCAGCTGTTTCTAGAACCTTCTCAGGCACTTGAGGGGCCTCTGGAGCCTCAGGAGGCCAGAGCCCGCGGCAAGGCCCAGCCTGGGGTGGAAACCAAGGTGGAGCCTGACCACGCTGTGGCCCCTGCGGCCCCGGTGCCGCCTCCCTGGGGGCTGGAGACCAACCTCCTGACCCCCGGGGCGGTCTCCTCGGCTGTGGTCTCCTTTGGGACCGTGACCACTCCAGCCGACAGGCTGGCCTTGATGGGGGGCCTTGAGGGCTTCCTGGGAAAGatggcggagcatgggcttcgGCCCGACATCAAAACCCTCACGCTGTTGGCGGAGGTGGTGGAGCCCGGCACTTCCGCAGAGTCCTCGCTACTCACCGTCTTGGACGCGCAGCAAGTGGAGGCCGACCTGACCTTCTTCAACACGCTGATGAGGAGGAAGAGCAAGCTGGGCGACCTGGAGGGGGCGAAG GCACTGCTGCCAGTCCTGGCAAAGAGGGGAATCGTCCCTAACCTGCAGACATTCTGCAGCCTGGCCATCGGGTGCCACAGGCCAGGGGATGGCCTGCAGCTGCTTGCAGACATGAGG AAATCCCAGATGACCCCCAGCGCCCACATCTACAGCACTCTCATCAACGCAGCCGTCAAGAAGCTGGACTACGCCTATCTCATCGACATCTTGAAGGACATGAGGCGGAACAGGGTCCCGGTGAATGAAGTGGTCATCCGCCAGCTGGAGTTCGCAGCCCAGTACCCACCCACCTTCGACCGG TACAAAGGGAGAAACACCTACTTGGAGAAGATTGATGGTTTCCGAGCTTATTATAAGCAGTGGCTGAAAGTGATGCCAGCAGAGGAAACCCCCCACCCGTGGCAGAAGTTCCGGACCAAACCAAAGGGAGACCAGGACACCGTCACTGTGGCCGATGTggacagaggccctgggg gAGCAAGACTCTGGTCTAAGGAAACAAGATCTGATGGTGAAACCCAACTAAATCTGAAGCAGGCTCTGTTCTGGCCTCAGATCTGGGGCAGGAGCCCCAGCTAG
- the PTCD1 gene encoding pentatricopeptide repeat-containing protein 1, mitochondrial isoform X6 encodes MDLVRLSRLFYGPCPMGLAILHHLDPLRARWAGGREGPMWPRAAGLIRLAPAAFNSSLSRLSLGPRSQKNTGSLSSDPGQPSPMATQEEGEEESFGTLSDKYSSRRMFHKSTAQLYNLRLKEQSGEEDEEGGLQPESRQGPRNTPCWYFFQCKRLIKEGKLAEALDLFERQMLKEERLQPLECNYTVLIGGCGRAGYLRKAFQLYNDMKKRDLEPSDATYTALFNVCAESPWKDSALQSALKLRQQLQARNFQLNLKTYHSLLKMAAMCADLRMCLDVFKEIIQKGHAVTEETFSYLLMGCIQDKKTGFRYALQVWRQMLSLGLRPSRHGYNLLLGAARDCGLGDPEVASAVLLRPREEMVLLQPPAESSLLTVLDAQQVEADLTFFNTLMRRKSKLGDLEGAKALLPVLAKRGIVPNLQTFCSLAIGCHRPGDGLQLLADMRKSQMTPSAHIYSTLINAAVKKLDYAYLIDILKDMRRNRVPVNEVVIRQLEFAAQYPPTFDRYKGRNTYLEKIDGFRAYYKQWLKVMPAEETPHPWQKFRTKPKGDQDTVTVADVDRGPGGARLWSKETRSDGETQLNLKQALFWPQIWGRSPS; translated from the exons ATGGACCTCGTGAGACTCTCGCGGCTCTTCTACGGCCCCTGCCCCATGGGATTGGCCATCCTGCACCACCTTGACCCCCTCAGAGCCAGGTGGGCcggaggcagggaggggcccaTGTGGCCGAGGGCCGCAGGGCTGATTCGGCTAGCGCCAGCAGCCTTCAACAGCTCCCTCTCTCGGCTGTCCCTCGGCCCGCGGAGCCAGAAGAACACAGGCAGCCTGAGCTCTGACCCAGGCCAGCCCAGCCCCATGGCCAcgcaggaggaaggggaggaggagagcttTGGGACCCTTTCCGACAAATACTCCtcccggagaatgttccacaAATCGACGGCCCAGTTGTATAACCTGCGGCTCAAGGAACAGAGTGGTGAAGAAGATGAGGAAGGGGGGCTGCAGCCAGAATCACGGCAGGGCCCAAGAAACACCCCTTGCTGGTACTTCTTTCAGTGCAAACGCCTGATCAAGGAAGGAAAG CTGGCCGAGGCCCTGGACCTGTTTGAGAGACAGATGCTGAAGGAGGAGCGACTCCAGCCCCTTGAGTGCAACTACACTGTGCTGATCGGGGGCTGCGGGCGGGCTGGCTACCTGAGGAAGGCCTTCCAGCTCTACAATGAC ATGAAGAAGCGAGACCTGGAGCCCTCAGATGCCACCTACACAGCCCTGTTCAACGTCTGCGCTGAGTCCCCCTGGAAGGACTCTGCTCTGCAGAGTGCCTTGAAGTTACGGCAGCAGCTTCAGGCCAGAAACTTCCAGCTCAACTTGAAAACGTACCACTCCCTGCTGAAGATGGCCGCCATGTGCGCAGACCTCAGGATGTGCCTCGATGTGTTTAAG GAAATCATCCAGAAAGGACATGCGGTCACAGAGGAGACCTTCAGTTACCTGCTCATGGGCTGCATCCAGGACAAGAAAACGGGTTTCCGATATGCCCTGCAG GTGTGGAGGCAGATGCTGAGCCTGGGGCTCCGGCCAAGCCGGCACGGCTACAACCTGCTGTTGGGGGCAGCTCGGGACTGCGGCCTGGGGGACCCGGAGGTGGCCTCGGCGGTGctcctgaggcccagggaggagatGGTCCTGCTCCAGCCCCCGGCAG AGTCCTCGCTACTCACCGTCTTGGACGCGCAGCAAGTGGAGGCCGACCTGACCTTCTTCAACACGCTGATGAGGAGGAAGAGCAAGCTGGGCGACCTGGAGGGGGCGAAG GCACTGCTGCCAGTCCTGGCAAAGAGGGGAATCGTCCCTAACCTGCAGACATTCTGCAGCCTGGCCATCGGGTGCCACAGGCCAGGGGATGGCCTGCAGCTGCTTGCAGACATGAGG AAATCCCAGATGACCCCCAGCGCCCACATCTACAGCACTCTCATCAACGCAGCCGTCAAGAAGCTGGACTACGCCTATCTCATCGACATCTTGAAGGACATGAGGCGGAACAGGGTCCCGGTGAATGAAGTGGTCATCCGCCAGCTGGAGTTCGCAGCCCAGTACCCACCCACCTTCGACCGG TACAAAGGGAGAAACACCTACTTGGAGAAGATTGATGGTTTCCGAGCTTATTATAAGCAGTGGCTGAAAGTGATGCCAGCAGAGGAAACCCCCCACCCGTGGCAGAAGTTCCGGACCAAACCAAAGGGAGACCAGGACACCGTCACTGTGGCCGATGTggacagaggccctgggg gAGCAAGACTCTGGTCTAAGGAAACAAGATCTGATGGTGAAACCCAACTAAATCTGAAGCAGGCTCTGTTCTGGCCTCAGATCTGGGGCAGGAGCCCCAGCTAG
- the PTCD1 gene encoding pentatricopeptide repeat-containing protein 1, mitochondrial isoform X4 has protein sequence MDLVRLSRLFYGPCPMGLAILHHLDPLRARWAGGREGPMWPRAAGLIRLAPAAFNSSLSRLSLGPRSQKNTGSLSSDPGQPSPMATQEEGEEESFGTLSDKYSSRRMFHKSTAQLYNLRLKEQSGEEDEEGGLQPESRQGPRNTPCWYFFQCKRLIKEGKMKKRDLEPSDATYTALFNVCAESPWKDSALQSALKLRQQLQARNFQLNLKTYHSLLKMAAMCADLRMCLDVFKEIIQKGHAVTEETFSYLLMGCIQDKKTGFRYALQVWRQMLSLGLRPSRHGYNLLLGAARDCGLGDPEVASAVLLRPREEMVLLQPPAGGRQARRRDGVGADDSLSARLHVEALERQLFLEPSQALEGPLEPQEARARGKAQPGVETKVEPDHAVAPAAPVPPPWGLETNLLTPGAVSSAVVSFGTVTTPADRLALMGGLEGFLGKMAEHGLRPDIKTLTLLAEVVEPGTSAESSLLTVLDAQQVEADLTFFNTLMRRKSKLGDLEGAKALLPVLAKRGIVPNLQTFCSLAIGCHRPGDGLQLLADMRKSQMTPSAHIYSTLINAAVKKLDYAYLIDILKDMRRNRVPVNEVVIRQLEFAAQYPPTFDRYKGRNTYLEKIDGFRAYYKQWLKVMPAEETPHPWQKFRTKPKGDQDTVTVADVDRGPGGARLWSKETRSDGETQLNLKQALFWPQIWGRSPS, from the exons ATGGACCTCGTGAGACTCTCGCGGCTCTTCTACGGCCCCTGCCCCATGGGATTGGCCATCCTGCACCACCTTGACCCCCTCAGAGCCAGGTGGGCcggaggcagggaggggcccaTGTGGCCGAGGGCCGCAGGGCTGATTCGGCTAGCGCCAGCAGCCTTCAACAGCTCCCTCTCTCGGCTGTCCCTCGGCCCGCGGAGCCAGAAGAACACAGGCAGCCTGAGCTCTGACCCAGGCCAGCCCAGCCCCATGGCCAcgcaggaggaaggggaggaggagagcttTGGGACCCTTTCCGACAAATACTCCtcccggagaatgttccacaAATCGACGGCCCAGTTGTATAACCTGCGGCTCAAGGAACAGAGTGGTGAAGAAGATGAGGAAGGGGGGCTGCAGCCAGAATCACGGCAGGGCCCAAGAAACACCCCTTGCTGGTACTTCTTTCAGTGCAAACGCCTGATCAAGGAAGGAAAG ATGAAGAAGCGAGACCTGGAGCCCTCAGATGCCACCTACACAGCCCTGTTCAACGTCTGCGCTGAGTCCCCCTGGAAGGACTCTGCTCTGCAGAGTGCCTTGAAGTTACGGCAGCAGCTTCAGGCCAGAAACTTCCAGCTCAACTTGAAAACGTACCACTCCCTGCTGAAGATGGCCGCCATGTGCGCAGACCTCAGGATGTGCCTCGATGTGTTTAAG GAAATCATCCAGAAAGGACATGCGGTCACAGAGGAGACCTTCAGTTACCTGCTCATGGGCTGCATCCAGGACAAGAAAACGGGTTTCCGATATGCCCTGCAG GTGTGGAGGCAGATGCTGAGCCTGGGGCTCCGGCCAAGCCGGCACGGCTACAACCTGCTGTTGGGGGCAGCTCGGGACTGCGGCCTGGGGGACCCGGAGGTGGCCTCGGCGGTGctcctgaggcccagggaggagatGGTCCTGCTCCAGCCCCCGGCAGGTGGGCGGCAGGCAAGGAGGAGAGACGGGGTCGGGGCGGACGATAGCCTGTCAGCCAGGCTGCACGTGGAGGCCCTGGAGAGGCAGCTGTTTCTAGAACCTTCTCAGGCACTTGAGGGGCCTCTGGAGCCTCAGGAGGCCAGAGCCCGCGGCAAGGCCCAGCCTGGGGTGGAAACCAAGGTGGAGCCTGACCACGCTGTGGCCCCTGCGGCCCCGGTGCCGCCTCCCTGGGGGCTGGAGACCAACCTCCTGACCCCCGGGGCGGTCTCCTCGGCTGTGGTCTCCTTTGGGACCGTGACCACTCCAGCCGACAGGCTGGCCTTGATGGGGGGCCTTGAGGGCTTCCTGGGAAAGatggcggagcatgggcttcgGCCCGACATCAAAACCCTCACGCTGTTGGCGGAGGTGGTGGAGCCCGGCACTTCCGCAGAGTCCTCGCTACTCACCGTCTTGGACGCGCAGCAAGTGGAGGCCGACCTGACCTTCTTCAACACGCTGATGAGGAGGAAGAGCAAGCTGGGCGACCTGGAGGGGGCGAAG GCACTGCTGCCAGTCCTGGCAAAGAGGGGAATCGTCCCTAACCTGCAGACATTCTGCAGCCTGGCCATCGGGTGCCACAGGCCAGGGGATGGCCTGCAGCTGCTTGCAGACATGAGG AAATCCCAGATGACCCCCAGCGCCCACATCTACAGCACTCTCATCAACGCAGCCGTCAAGAAGCTGGACTACGCCTATCTCATCGACATCTTGAAGGACATGAGGCGGAACAGGGTCCCGGTGAATGAAGTGGTCATCCGCCAGCTGGAGTTCGCAGCCCAGTACCCACCCACCTTCGACCGG TACAAAGGGAGAAACACCTACTTGGAGAAGATTGATGGTTTCCGAGCTTATTATAAGCAGTGGCTGAAAGTGATGCCAGCAGAGGAAACCCCCCACCCGTGGCAGAAGTTCCGGACCAAACCAAAGGGAGACCAGGACACCGTCACTGTGGCCGATGTggacagaggccctgggg gAGCAAGACTCTGGTCTAAGGAAACAAGATCTGATGGTGAAACCCAACTAAATCTGAAGCAGGCTCTGTTCTGGCCTCAGATCTGGGGCAGGAGCCCCAGCTAG
- the PTCD1 gene encoding pentatricopeptide repeat-containing protein 1, mitochondrial isoform X5, which produces MDLVRLSRLFYGPCPMGLAILHHLDPLRARWAGGREGPMWPRAAGLIRLAPAAFNSSLSRLSLGPRSQKNTGSLSSDPGQPSPMATQEEGEEESFGTLSDKYSSRRMFHKSTAQLYNLRLKEQSGEEDEEGGLQPESRQGPRNTPCWYFFQCKRLIKEGKLAEALDLFERQMLKEERLQPLECNYTVLIGGCGRAGYLRKAFQLYNDMKKRDLEPSDATYTALFNVCAESPWKDSALQSALKLRQQLQARNFQLNLKTYHSLLKMAAMCADLRMCLDVFKEIIQKGHAVTEETFSYLLMGCIQDKKTGFRYALQVWRQMLSLGLRPSRHGYNLLLGAARDCGLGDPEVASAVLLRPREEMVLLQPPAGGRQARRRDGVGADDSLSARLHVEALERQLFLEPSQALEGPLEPQEARARGKAQPGVETKVEPDHAVAPAAPVPPPWGLETNLLTPGAVSSAVVSFGTVTTPADRLALMGGLEGFLGKMAEHGLRPDIKTLTLLAEVVEPGTSAESSLLTVLDAQQVEADLTFFNTLMRRKSKLGDLEGAKALLPVLAKRGIVPNLQTFCSLAIGCHRPGDGLQLLADMRKSQMTPSAHIYSTLINAAVKKLDYAYLIDILKDMRRNRVPVNEVVIRQLEFAAQYPPTFDREQDSGLRKQDLMVKPN; this is translated from the exons ATGGACCTCGTGAGACTCTCGCGGCTCTTCTACGGCCCCTGCCCCATGGGATTGGCCATCCTGCACCACCTTGACCCCCTCAGAGCCAGGTGGGCcggaggcagggaggggcccaTGTGGCCGAGGGCCGCAGGGCTGATTCGGCTAGCGCCAGCAGCCTTCAACAGCTCCCTCTCTCGGCTGTCCCTCGGCCCGCGGAGCCAGAAGAACACAGGCAGCCTGAGCTCTGACCCAGGCCAGCCCAGCCCCATGGCCAcgcaggaggaaggggaggaggagagcttTGGGACCCTTTCCGACAAATACTCCtcccggagaatgttccacaAATCGACGGCCCAGTTGTATAACCTGCGGCTCAAGGAACAGAGTGGTGAAGAAGATGAGGAAGGGGGGCTGCAGCCAGAATCACGGCAGGGCCCAAGAAACACCCCTTGCTGGTACTTCTTTCAGTGCAAACGCCTGATCAAGGAAGGAAAG CTGGCCGAGGCCCTGGACCTGTTTGAGAGACAGATGCTGAAGGAGGAGCGACTCCAGCCCCTTGAGTGCAACTACACTGTGCTGATCGGGGGCTGCGGGCGGGCTGGCTACCTGAGGAAGGCCTTCCAGCTCTACAATGAC ATGAAGAAGCGAGACCTGGAGCCCTCAGATGCCACCTACACAGCCCTGTTCAACGTCTGCGCTGAGTCCCCCTGGAAGGACTCTGCTCTGCAGAGTGCCTTGAAGTTACGGCAGCAGCTTCAGGCCAGAAACTTCCAGCTCAACTTGAAAACGTACCACTCCCTGCTGAAGATGGCCGCCATGTGCGCAGACCTCAGGATGTGCCTCGATGTGTTTAAG GAAATCATCCAGAAAGGACATGCGGTCACAGAGGAGACCTTCAGTTACCTGCTCATGGGCTGCATCCAGGACAAGAAAACGGGTTTCCGATATGCCCTGCAG GTGTGGAGGCAGATGCTGAGCCTGGGGCTCCGGCCAAGCCGGCACGGCTACAACCTGCTGTTGGGGGCAGCTCGGGACTGCGGCCTGGGGGACCCGGAGGTGGCCTCGGCGGTGctcctgaggcccagggaggagatGGTCCTGCTCCAGCCCCCGGCAGGTGGGCGGCAGGCAAGGAGGAGAGACGGGGTCGGGGCGGACGATAGCCTGTCAGCCAGGCTGCACGTGGAGGCCCTGGAGAGGCAGCTGTTTCTAGAACCTTCTCAGGCACTTGAGGGGCCTCTGGAGCCTCAGGAGGCCAGAGCCCGCGGCAAGGCCCAGCCTGGGGTGGAAACCAAGGTGGAGCCTGACCACGCTGTGGCCCCTGCGGCCCCGGTGCCGCCTCCCTGGGGGCTGGAGACCAACCTCCTGACCCCCGGGGCGGTCTCCTCGGCTGTGGTCTCCTTTGGGACCGTGACCACTCCAGCCGACAGGCTGGCCTTGATGGGGGGCCTTGAGGGCTTCCTGGGAAAGatggcggagcatgggcttcgGCCCGACATCAAAACCCTCACGCTGTTGGCGGAGGTGGTGGAGCCCGGCACTTCCGCAGAGTCCTCGCTACTCACCGTCTTGGACGCGCAGCAAGTGGAGGCCGACCTGACCTTCTTCAACACGCTGATGAGGAGGAAGAGCAAGCTGGGCGACCTGGAGGGGGCGAAG GCACTGCTGCCAGTCCTGGCAAAGAGGGGAATCGTCCCTAACCTGCAGACATTCTGCAGCCTGGCCATCGGGTGCCACAGGCCAGGGGATGGCCTGCAGCTGCTTGCAGACATGAGG AAATCCCAGATGACCCCCAGCGCCCACATCTACAGCACTCTCATCAACGCAGCCGTCAAGAAGCTGGACTACGCCTATCTCATCGACATCTTGAAGGACATGAGGCGGAACAGGGTCCCGGTGAATGAAGTGGTCATCCGCCAGCTGGAGTTCGCAGCCCAGTACCCACCCACCTTCGACCGG gAGCAAGACTCTGGTCTAAGGAAACAAGATCTGATGGTGAAACCCAACTAA